The following coding sequences are from one Venturia canescens isolate UGA chromosome 5, ASM1945775v1, whole genome shotgun sequence window:
- the Esyt2 gene encoding extended synaptotagmin-2 isoform X3, which produces MSLANGESAKDENPETALIEEKSSTKVKEDKSEVQPVPWPYMSMSSLGLSLAMKLAAVGIIWSWGYMNLSIGWLVAPVALAVWKSENTRNNELKRLTAQAAVMAKEKDLIMSRIDELPSWVYFPDFDRAEWLNRILFKVWPGMNHFVRGIFKETIQPSIVQALSEYKLKGFKFERLVLGRIPPKVYGIKVYEKNTSRNEIILDCDILYAGDCDISFSFGNLKGGIRDFQLRGIIRVVMKPMLNVVPLVGGVQVFFLNNPSIDFNLVGAADVLDLPGFNQVLRKVIKEQVAAVMVLPNKLIIPLSEEVPAETLKMPEPEGILRIHVVQAKHLMKKDIGVLGKGKSDPYAVINVGAQEFRTKTIDNTVDPKWDYWCECVVTSAIAQQMTICVWDYDDTKGDESLGRATIEVSRVKRKGMIDTWLTLEFAKHGMVQLRLTWLKLSKVAKDLEAALIETQQLRVTSMSTGCLILYVDSAKNLPCLRGSKQPDVFLEASVGSKTERTKTVLRSCDPIWEQGFTFLVGNPETASLNVKISDEKTGMNVGTMSYNLVSLLKKKDMEDMQQPYDLQSAGPDSKLVLSMSLRILKYEDPQPTSEADDDDHDINELNKNIERQESTVSSSISNSVPTTPLQKQPSKESVHSVSHSAVSTTVGVTAPSDSLSEEPVVEETMMPSMTAEAIGAHPGLIHRHPSQTSSVGEAKLGRIQLTLRYSVPRQKLVVVVHKVSNLPLPQNDPFNIPDPYVKLYLLPDRHKETKRKTAVMKDNVNPTYDEQFEYVVSQGDLNTRVLEISVCTQKGWLSSGSNVMGQIYLNLSDLDITRATTSWYDLLPEMKD; this is translated from the exons ATGTCCCTTGCAAATGGAGAGAGTGCCAAAGATGAAAATCCGGAGACCGCTTTGATAGAGGAAAAATCTTCTACCAAAGTTAAAGAAGATAAGTCAGAAGTACAACCGGTACCATGGCCTTACATGAGCATGTCATCTTTGGGCTTATCGCTTGCGATGAAACTTGCTGCAGTAGGAATCATCTGGAGTTGGGGTTACATGAATTTAAGCATTGGCTGGCTCGTTGCTCCTGTCGCGCTTGCTGTATGGAAATCTGAAAATACTCGAAACAACGAATTGAAAAGACTTACTGCGCAAGCTGCCGTGATGGCCAAAGAAAAGGATTTAATTATGAGCAGAATCGATGAATTGCCATCATGGGTTTACTTCCCAGACTTTGATAGAGCCGAATGGTTGAATCGG ATATTGTTCAAGGTGTGGCCTGGCATGAATCATTTTGTCAGAGGAATTTTCAAGGAGACTATCCAGCCATCAATTGTTCAAGCACTTTCGGAATATAAATTGAAAGGTTTCAAATTTGAGAGATTAGTATTGGGACGTATT CCTCCTAAAGTGTACGGTATTaaagtttacgaaaaaaatacatcgaggaatgaaattattctcgATTGCGATATTTT ATATGCGGGTGACTgcgatatttctttttcatttgggAATCTAAAAGGTGGAATTCGCGATTTCCAG CTTCGTGGCATAATTCGGGTCGTTATGAAGCCAATGCTCAATGTAGTTCCCCTCGTCGGTGGTGTTCAGgtgttttttttgaataaccCATCCATTGATTTCAATCTTGTTGGTGCTGCTGATGTTCTCGATCTTCCTGGTTTCAA TCAGGTATTACGAAAGGTAATTAAGGAGCAAGTAGCGGCAGTCATGGTGCTACCAAACAAACTCATTATTCCCCTCAGCGAAGAAGTTCCAGCAGAAACTCTAAAAATGCCCGAACCAGAG GGAATATTGAGAATTCACGTGGTGCAAGCGAagcatttgatgaaaaaagacaTCGGAGTTCTTGGAAAAGGAAAATCGGATCCTTACGCAGTGATAAACGTGGGCGCTCAAGAGTTCAGAACAAAAACGATAGACAACACGGTCGATCCGAAGTGGGATTATTGGTGCGAG TGTGTCGTGACATCCGCCATCGCCCAGCAGATGACCATATGCGTTTGGGACTATGACGATACTAAGGGTGACGAGAGTCTCGGCAG GGCCACTATCGAAGTTAGCCGCGTCAAGAGGAAGGGAATGATCGACACG TGGTTAACTCTTGAGTTTGCAAAACATGGGATGGTTCAACTGCGTCTGACTTGGTTGAAACTTTCAAAAGTTGCCAAAGATTTAGAGGCT GCGCTTATTGAAACACAACAACTCAGAGTCACATCAATGAGTACTGGCTGCCTCATCCTCTACGTTGATTCTGCGAAGAACTTACCG tgcctTCGAGGCAGCAAACAACCAGACGTCTTTCTTGAAGCGAGTGTTGGATCCAAAACCGAGAGAACGAAGACGGTTCTCCGCTCCTGCGATCCAATTTGGGAACAAGGTTTCACATTTTTGGTTGGAAATCCAGAAACTGCAAGCCTCAACGTGAAG ATCTCGGACGAAAAAACCGGTATGAACGTCGGAACGATGAGTTATAATTTGGTTTCCCTcctcaaaaaaaaagatatggAAGATATGCAGCAGCCTTACGACCTGCAAAGTGCCGGTCCTGACAGCAAACTCGTTTTGTCAATGTCCCTGAGG ATTCTGAAGTACGAGGATCCTCAGCCTACATCCGAAGCAGATGACGACGATCATGATattaatgaattgaacaaaaacatTGAGCGACAAGAATCAACAGTCAGCAGTTCGATATCAAACAGTG TTCCAACAACACCATTGCAAAAACAGCCTTCGAAAGAATCGGTGCACAGTGTATCACACAGCGCAGTGTCAACCACCGTGGGGGTTACAGCCCCTTCGGATTCTTTGAGCGAAGAACCGGTCGTTGAAGAAACCATGATGCCTTCGATGACTGCCGAAGCAATAGGCGCGCATCCCGGCTTGATTCACCGGCATCCTAGTCAAACCTCGTCAGTGGGGGAAGCTAAACTTGGCAGAATTCAACTGACGCTACGTTACAGCGTGCCGCGACAAAAGTTAGTCGTGGTGGTGCACAAAGTATC AAATTTGCCATTACCGCAAAATGATCCGTTCAACATACCAGATCCGTACGTGAAGCTTTATCTTTTACCGGATCGTCATAAAGAGACCAAGCGCAAAACTGCCGTGATGAAGGACAACGTGAATCCGACGTACGACGAGCAATTCGAATACGTTGTTTCCCAGGGTGATTTGAACACTCGAGTTTTGGAGATATCCGTGTGTACGCAAAAAGGTTGGCTATCGTCGGGGAGCAACGTTATGGGTCAGATATATTTGAATCTTTCGGACCTCGATATCACACGTGCCACGACAAGCTGGTACGATTTGTTGCCAGAAATGAAGGATTAA
- the Esyt2 gene encoding extended synaptotagmin-2 isoform X1 produces the protein MSLANGESAKDENPETALIEEKSSTKVKEDKSEVQPVPWPYMSMSSLGLSLAMKLAAVGIIWSWGYMNLSIGWLVAPVALAVWKSENTRNNELKRLTAQAAVMAKEKDLIMSRIDELPSWVYFPDFDRAEWLNRILFKVWPGMNHFVRGIFKETIQPSIVQALSEYKLKGFKFERLVLGRIPPKVYGIKVYEKNTSRNEIILDCDILYAGDCDISFSFGNLKGGIRDFQLRGIIRVVMKPMLNVVPLVGGVQVFFLNNPSIDFNLVGAADVLDLPGFNQVLRKVIKEQVAAVMVLPNKLIIPLSEEVPAETLKMPEPEGILRIHVVQAKHLMKKDIGVLGKGKSDPYAVINVGAQEFRTKTIDNTVDPKWDYWCEAAIDTRSIGLNAAVSVWDLDPNIAGIESDDLLGRATIEVSRVKRKGMIDTWLTLEFAKHGMVQLRLTWLKLSKVAKDLEAALIETQQLRVTSMSTGCLILYVDSAKNLPCLRGSKQPDVFLEASVGSKTERTKTVLRSCDPIWEQGFTFLVGNPETASLNVKISDEKTGMNVGTMSYNLVSLLKKKDMEDMQQPYDLQSAGPDSKLVLSMSLRILKYEDPQPTSEADDDDHDINELNKNIERQESTVSSSISNSVPTTPLQKQPSKESVHSVSHSAVSTTVGVTAPSDSLSEEPVVEETMMPSMTAEAIGAHPGLIHRHPSQTSSVGEAKLGRIQLTLRYSVPRQKLVVVVHKVSNLPLPQNDPFNIPDPYVKLYLLPDRHKETKRKTAVMKDNVNPTYDEQFEYVVSQGDLNTRVLEISVCTQKGWLSSGSNVMGQIYLNLSDLDITRATTSWYDLLPEMKD, from the exons ATGTCCCTTGCAAATGGAGAGAGTGCCAAAGATGAAAATCCGGAGACCGCTTTGATAGAGGAAAAATCTTCTACCAAAGTTAAAGAAGATAAGTCAGAAGTACAACCGGTACCATGGCCTTACATGAGCATGTCATCTTTGGGCTTATCGCTTGCGATGAAACTTGCTGCAGTAGGAATCATCTGGAGTTGGGGTTACATGAATTTAAGCATTGGCTGGCTCGTTGCTCCTGTCGCGCTTGCTGTATGGAAATCTGAAAATACTCGAAACAACGAATTGAAAAGACTTACTGCGCAAGCTGCCGTGATGGCCAAAGAAAAGGATTTAATTATGAGCAGAATCGATGAATTGCCATCATGGGTTTACTTCCCAGACTTTGATAGAGCCGAATGGTTGAATCGG ATATTGTTCAAGGTGTGGCCTGGCATGAATCATTTTGTCAGAGGAATTTTCAAGGAGACTATCCAGCCATCAATTGTTCAAGCACTTTCGGAATATAAATTGAAAGGTTTCAAATTTGAGAGATTAGTATTGGGACGTATT CCTCCTAAAGTGTACGGTATTaaagtttacgaaaaaaatacatcgaggaatgaaattattctcgATTGCGATATTTT ATATGCGGGTGACTgcgatatttctttttcatttgggAATCTAAAAGGTGGAATTCGCGATTTCCAG CTTCGTGGCATAATTCGGGTCGTTATGAAGCCAATGCTCAATGTAGTTCCCCTCGTCGGTGGTGTTCAGgtgttttttttgaataaccCATCCATTGATTTCAATCTTGTTGGTGCTGCTGATGTTCTCGATCTTCCTGGTTTCAA TCAGGTATTACGAAAGGTAATTAAGGAGCAAGTAGCGGCAGTCATGGTGCTACCAAACAAACTCATTATTCCCCTCAGCGAAGAAGTTCCAGCAGAAACTCTAAAAATGCCCGAACCAGAG GGAATATTGAGAATTCACGTGGTGCAAGCGAagcatttgatgaaaaaagacaTCGGAGTTCTTGGAAAAGGAAAATCGGATCCTTACGCAGTGATAAACGTGGGCGCTCAAGAGTTCAGAACAAAAACGATAGACAACACGGTCGATCCGAAGTGGGATTATTGGTGCGAG GCTGCGATCGATACACGAAGTATAGGGCTAAATGCTGCGGTGTCTGTTTGGGACTTGGATCCAAACATCGCTGGTATTGAGTCTGATGACTTACTTGGCAG GGCCACTATCGAAGTTAGCCGCGTCAAGAGGAAGGGAATGATCGACACG TGGTTAACTCTTGAGTTTGCAAAACATGGGATGGTTCAACTGCGTCTGACTTGGTTGAAACTTTCAAAAGTTGCCAAAGATTTAGAGGCT GCGCTTATTGAAACACAACAACTCAGAGTCACATCAATGAGTACTGGCTGCCTCATCCTCTACGTTGATTCTGCGAAGAACTTACCG tgcctTCGAGGCAGCAAACAACCAGACGTCTTTCTTGAAGCGAGTGTTGGATCCAAAACCGAGAGAACGAAGACGGTTCTCCGCTCCTGCGATCCAATTTGGGAACAAGGTTTCACATTTTTGGTTGGAAATCCAGAAACTGCAAGCCTCAACGTGAAG ATCTCGGACGAAAAAACCGGTATGAACGTCGGAACGATGAGTTATAATTTGGTTTCCCTcctcaaaaaaaaagatatggAAGATATGCAGCAGCCTTACGACCTGCAAAGTGCCGGTCCTGACAGCAAACTCGTTTTGTCAATGTCCCTGAGG ATTCTGAAGTACGAGGATCCTCAGCCTACATCCGAAGCAGATGACGACGATCATGATattaatgaattgaacaaaaacatTGAGCGACAAGAATCAACAGTCAGCAGTTCGATATCAAACAGTG TTCCAACAACACCATTGCAAAAACAGCCTTCGAAAGAATCGGTGCACAGTGTATCACACAGCGCAGTGTCAACCACCGTGGGGGTTACAGCCCCTTCGGATTCTTTGAGCGAAGAACCGGTCGTTGAAGAAACCATGATGCCTTCGATGACTGCCGAAGCAATAGGCGCGCATCCCGGCTTGATTCACCGGCATCCTAGTCAAACCTCGTCAGTGGGGGAAGCTAAACTTGGCAGAATTCAACTGACGCTACGTTACAGCGTGCCGCGACAAAAGTTAGTCGTGGTGGTGCACAAAGTATC AAATTTGCCATTACCGCAAAATGATCCGTTCAACATACCAGATCCGTACGTGAAGCTTTATCTTTTACCGGATCGTCATAAAGAGACCAAGCGCAAAACTGCCGTGATGAAGGACAACGTGAATCCGACGTACGACGAGCAATTCGAATACGTTGTTTCCCAGGGTGATTTGAACACTCGAGTTTTGGAGATATCCGTGTGTACGCAAAAAGGTTGGCTATCGTCGGGGAGCAACGTTATGGGTCAGATATATTTGAATCTTTCGGACCTCGATATCACACGTGCCACGACAAGCTGGTACGATTTGTTGCCAGAAATGAAGGATTAA
- the Esyt2 gene encoding extended synaptotagmin-2 isoform X2: MSLANGESAKDENPETALIEEKSSTKVKEDKSEVQPVPWPYMSMSSLGLSLAMKLAAVGIIWSWGYMNLSIGWLVAPVALAVWKSENTRNNELKRLTAQAAVMAKEKDLIMSRIDELPSWVYFPDFDRAEWLNRILFKVWPGMNHFVRGIFKETIQPSIVQALSEYKLKGFKFERLVLGRIPPKVYGIKVYEKNTSRNEIILDCDILYAGDCDISFSFGNLKGGIRDFQLRGIIRVVMKPMLNVVPLVGGVQVFFLNNPSIDFNLVGAADVLDLPGFNQVLRKVIKEQVAAVMVLPNKLIIPLSEEVPAETLKMPEPEGILRIHVVQAKHLMKKDIGVLGKGKSDPYAVINVGAQEFRTKTIDNTVDPKWDYWCEFVVEESSGGYNKVVTQLFDRDNTGQDDPLGRATIEVSRVKRKGMIDTWLTLEFAKHGMVQLRLTWLKLSKVAKDLEAALIETQQLRVTSMSTGCLILYVDSAKNLPCLRGSKQPDVFLEASVGSKTERTKTVLRSCDPIWEQGFTFLVGNPETASLNVKISDEKTGMNVGTMSYNLVSLLKKKDMEDMQQPYDLQSAGPDSKLVLSMSLRILKYEDPQPTSEADDDDHDINELNKNIERQESTVSSSISNSVPTTPLQKQPSKESVHSVSHSAVSTTVGVTAPSDSLSEEPVVEETMMPSMTAEAIGAHPGLIHRHPSQTSSVGEAKLGRIQLTLRYSVPRQKLVVVVHKVSNLPLPQNDPFNIPDPYVKLYLLPDRHKETKRKTAVMKDNVNPTYDEQFEYVVSQGDLNTRVLEISVCTQKGWLSSGSNVMGQIYLNLSDLDITRATTSWYDLLPEMKD; the protein is encoded by the exons ATGTCCCTTGCAAATGGAGAGAGTGCCAAAGATGAAAATCCGGAGACCGCTTTGATAGAGGAAAAATCTTCTACCAAAGTTAAAGAAGATAAGTCAGAAGTACAACCGGTACCATGGCCTTACATGAGCATGTCATCTTTGGGCTTATCGCTTGCGATGAAACTTGCTGCAGTAGGAATCATCTGGAGTTGGGGTTACATGAATTTAAGCATTGGCTGGCTCGTTGCTCCTGTCGCGCTTGCTGTATGGAAATCTGAAAATACTCGAAACAACGAATTGAAAAGACTTACTGCGCAAGCTGCCGTGATGGCCAAAGAAAAGGATTTAATTATGAGCAGAATCGATGAATTGCCATCATGGGTTTACTTCCCAGACTTTGATAGAGCCGAATGGTTGAATCGG ATATTGTTCAAGGTGTGGCCTGGCATGAATCATTTTGTCAGAGGAATTTTCAAGGAGACTATCCAGCCATCAATTGTTCAAGCACTTTCGGAATATAAATTGAAAGGTTTCAAATTTGAGAGATTAGTATTGGGACGTATT CCTCCTAAAGTGTACGGTATTaaagtttacgaaaaaaatacatcgaggaatgaaattattctcgATTGCGATATTTT ATATGCGGGTGACTgcgatatttctttttcatttgggAATCTAAAAGGTGGAATTCGCGATTTCCAG CTTCGTGGCATAATTCGGGTCGTTATGAAGCCAATGCTCAATGTAGTTCCCCTCGTCGGTGGTGTTCAGgtgttttttttgaataaccCATCCATTGATTTCAATCTTGTTGGTGCTGCTGATGTTCTCGATCTTCCTGGTTTCAA TCAGGTATTACGAAAGGTAATTAAGGAGCAAGTAGCGGCAGTCATGGTGCTACCAAACAAACTCATTATTCCCCTCAGCGAAGAAGTTCCAGCAGAAACTCTAAAAATGCCCGAACCAGAG GGAATATTGAGAATTCACGTGGTGCAAGCGAagcatttgatgaaaaaagacaTCGGAGTTCTTGGAAAAGGAAAATCGGATCCTTACGCAGTGATAAACGTGGGCGCTCAAGAGTTCAGAACAAAAACGATAGACAACACGGTCGATCCGAAGTGGGATTATTGGTGCGAG TTTGTAGTGGAAGAATCCTCTGGTGGTTACAACAAGGTCGTCACCCAACTCTTTGACAGAGACAACACGGGCCAAGACGATCCCTTGGGCAG GGCCACTATCGAAGTTAGCCGCGTCAAGAGGAAGGGAATGATCGACACG TGGTTAACTCTTGAGTTTGCAAAACATGGGATGGTTCAACTGCGTCTGACTTGGTTGAAACTTTCAAAAGTTGCCAAAGATTTAGAGGCT GCGCTTATTGAAACACAACAACTCAGAGTCACATCAATGAGTACTGGCTGCCTCATCCTCTACGTTGATTCTGCGAAGAACTTACCG tgcctTCGAGGCAGCAAACAACCAGACGTCTTTCTTGAAGCGAGTGTTGGATCCAAAACCGAGAGAACGAAGACGGTTCTCCGCTCCTGCGATCCAATTTGGGAACAAGGTTTCACATTTTTGGTTGGAAATCCAGAAACTGCAAGCCTCAACGTGAAG ATCTCGGACGAAAAAACCGGTATGAACGTCGGAACGATGAGTTATAATTTGGTTTCCCTcctcaaaaaaaaagatatggAAGATATGCAGCAGCCTTACGACCTGCAAAGTGCCGGTCCTGACAGCAAACTCGTTTTGTCAATGTCCCTGAGG ATTCTGAAGTACGAGGATCCTCAGCCTACATCCGAAGCAGATGACGACGATCATGATattaatgaattgaacaaaaacatTGAGCGACAAGAATCAACAGTCAGCAGTTCGATATCAAACAGTG TTCCAACAACACCATTGCAAAAACAGCCTTCGAAAGAATCGGTGCACAGTGTATCACACAGCGCAGTGTCAACCACCGTGGGGGTTACAGCCCCTTCGGATTCTTTGAGCGAAGAACCGGTCGTTGAAGAAACCATGATGCCTTCGATGACTGCCGAAGCAATAGGCGCGCATCCCGGCTTGATTCACCGGCATCCTAGTCAAACCTCGTCAGTGGGGGAAGCTAAACTTGGCAGAATTCAACTGACGCTACGTTACAGCGTGCCGCGACAAAAGTTAGTCGTGGTGGTGCACAAAGTATC AAATTTGCCATTACCGCAAAATGATCCGTTCAACATACCAGATCCGTACGTGAAGCTTTATCTTTTACCGGATCGTCATAAAGAGACCAAGCGCAAAACTGCCGTGATGAAGGACAACGTGAATCCGACGTACGACGAGCAATTCGAATACGTTGTTTCCCAGGGTGATTTGAACACTCGAGTTTTGGAGATATCCGTGTGTACGCAAAAAGGTTGGCTATCGTCGGGGAGCAACGTTATGGGTCAGATATATTTGAATCTTTCGGACCTCGATATCACACGTGCCACGACAAGCTGGTACGATTTGTTGCCAGAAATGAAGGATTAA
- the LOC122410992 gene encoding EF-hand domain-containing family member C2-like has protein sequence MRRAPKLPCLPGFNFDTSRIGQTKFPRSHVFEKIHEGVYYLAEEPGEPQFRDDPSVYPRGEAQVLPTWLAFDGQRLMFKAYFQETVQERWQACFQVRVVMITYFLEDGTMKIVEPAIDNSGLEQGVLLRRQRIPLPSPVKNRYYDILDLNIGKEPEIFGRVYRIVDCDKFTRRFLTRMGIPVPDPIEIPNDHYNERREMFQYKFAKKPNRRSDTLGKFLKNDRKVLRFYGYWDDTINAFGLIHDLEIHFFLADDTMELKEINPPDAGRENGAALVKKMKIPKFFTSINPIGSADPFTVLNVFGENTARSYYMIDSLNTGTKAQEYYKENDLTIGAQLDIFGRKVVITDMDPFTREYYRTKYGINDFEPLERPKDDRCDYTEKKNIPPHNGFGSYDDSLCNCFSVTPKAPKVDVVRIHEYDNQILRFRAKMISNIPDNDLRHFLIKVFTEDDTISIFELARENSGFETRLFQSRMKVMLPGQDIYSSEKPEYYEPPDFYIGGRVNLSGFQFQITAADDFALSYMEKHCDKFPKANAKLIMKKIREALGPVYREFIAEFGPKCNDDGVWEYRRLREAMCKYLGDQIVEHEIITIARAHSSDEKRNFITREFVRRLIHTEITRLLWNELDRLKEYIHHVDEARTGYLPRSELWTILRGSKIPVDPEILNLMLDHLNKNVDGLIDYQDMLQFMDTTINPITPMQSVSVKTSLWWASEKDPNRGAGLDWCSFLNDLDIKENDPAPQTLAIPSVPSYSVEGN, from the exons ATGCGTCGAGCTCCGAAACTCCCCTGTCTTCCGGGATTCAATTTTGACACGAGCCGA ATTGGACAGACAAAGTTTCCCAGGAGTCACGTATTCGAGAAGATTCACGAAGGAGTTTACTATTTGGCCGAAGAACCAGGGGAGCCTCAATTCAGGGATGATCCATCGGTTTATCCACGAGGTGAAGCACAAGTTTTGCCAACGTGGCTCGCGTTCGATGGTCAA AGGCTCATGTTCAAGGCCTACTTTCAAGAAACTGTGCAAGAACGATGGCAAGCTTGCTTCCAAGTTCGAGTTGTAATgattacttattttttggagGATGGGACGATGAAAATCGTGGAGCCAGCGATCGATAACAGTGGACTTGAGCAAG GTGTTTTACTAAGGCGACAGAGAATACCATTGCCCAGTCCCGTTAAGAATCGGTACTACGACatattggatttgaatattgGCAAAGAGCCTGAAATATTTGGCCGAGTTTACAGAATCGTCGACTGTGACAAATTCACGAGGCGATTTTTGACTCGCATGGGAATTCCTGTACCGGATCCTATTGAAATTCCCAACGACCATTACAACGAGAGACGAGAAATG TTTCAGTACAAATTCGCAAAAAAACCGAACAGGCGATCTGACACGTTGggcaaatttttaaagaacgaCAGGAAAGTATTGAGATTTTATGGCTACTGGGACGACACCATTAACGCGTTTGGCTTGATTCATGATCTCGaaatacacttttttcttgctgACGATACCATGGAATTAAAGGAAATAAATCCGCCCGACGCTGGACGCGAAAACGGTGCTGcgttggtgaaaaaaatgaaaattccgaAG TTTTTCACGAGCATAAATCCGATTGGTTCAGCCGACCCGTTCACCGTTCTCAACGTTTTTGGTGAGAACACAGCGCGAAGCTACTACATGATTGACTCCTTGAATACTGGAACAAAGGCCCAGGAATATTACAAGGAAAACGATCTGACAATTGGGGCTCAGCTGGACATATTCGGTCGAAAAGTCGTGATTACGGATATGGATCCTTTTACGAGGGAATATTATAG GACGAAATATGGGATTAATGACTTCGAACCTCTTGAGAGGCCGAAGGACGATCGGTGCGactacactgaaaaaaaaaatattccgcCCCACAACGGTTTTGGCTCTTATGACGATTCCCTCTGTAATTGCTTCTCAGTTACGCCCAAGGCACCAAAAGTTGACGTCGTCAGGATTCATGAATACGACAA tcAGATTTTGAGATTCCGTGCAAAAATGATATCCAACATTCCTGACAACGATCTTCGGCACTTTCTCATCAAAGTTTTTACAGAGGATGACACAATATCGATATTCGAACTGGCTCGAGAGAACTCAG GTTTTGAGACACGGTTATTTCAGTCGAGAATGAAAGTCATGTTGCCGGGGCAGGATATTTATTCGAGCGAAAAACCGGAGTACTACGAGCCTCCGGACTTTTACATCGGAGGAAGAGTCAACCTGAGCGgatttcaattccaaataacAGCAGCCGACGACTTTGCACTTAGTTACATGGAGAAACACTGCGACAAG ttTCCAAAAGCAAATGcgaaattaataatgaaaaaaatacgcgaaGCTCTGGGACCCGTTTATCGCGAATTCATCGCGGAGTTTGGCCCCAAATGCAACGACGATGGAGTTTGGGAGTACAGACGATTGag GGAAGCGATGTGTAAATATTTGGGTGACCAAATAGTCGAACACGAAATAATTACGATAGCCAGAGCTCATTCCTCAgacgagaaaagaaatttcatcACGAGAGAATTCGTTAG ACGATTGATTCACACCGAGATAACTCGACTGCTCTGGAACGAGCTGGATCGTTTGAAGGAATACATTCATCACGTGGACGAAGCTCGCACAGGATATTTACCTCGAAGCGAGTTGTGGACGATTTTACGTGGTTCCAAAATTCCCGTTGATCCTGAAATTCTCAATTTGATGCTTGATCA cttaaataaaaatgtggacGGGCTCATTGACTACCAGGATATGCTGCAATTTATGGACACAACGATAAACCCGATTACTCCGATGCAATCAGTCAGTGTCAAG ACTTCCTTGTGGTGGGCATCGGAAAAAGATCCGAATCGTGGCGCAGGTTTAGATTGGTGTTCATTTTTGAACGATCTCGACATCAAGGAGAACGATCCAGCTCCACAGACGTTAGCCATTCCCTCCGTTCCTTCGTACAGTGTCGAAGGGAACTGA